Genomic segment of Gavia stellata isolate bGavSte3 chromosome 21, bGavSte3.hap2, whole genome shotgun sequence:
TTGTCACAGATCTCTGATGCAGAGGCATTGCTCAAAATACAATTATAGGAAAAACATTCCCTGCTTAGAAGCACTGTCCTTTATGTGGATGACTGCTTTGAAGACTGGGTTTCCCCCTTGGAATGGCTGTCTTGGTGGAAATTAAGATATTCCTGGCTCATTCTTAAAATGGAACAATGCCAATAGTCCAGTTTAGCATAGTCCCTATGCCAGACAAACAATGCTAAAAATTATATCTCTTACTTTCCTATAGCCCTGGCACATCCTGAGTGTAGCAGAGGTTGTCTCACACAGTCTAGGCCAAGGTTACCCAGCTGGCAACTTGTAGGAAAATTCCTTCTTTCCTGCGACATTAGCTTCAGAGAAATCACTCTTTTGAGGATGGTTCAGACTGGCAGTCTGCTTTCCATTGTCTTTGCATTCCACCTACATATTTAGTGACACAAACTACTGTGACACAAACCACTGCAGGAGAGGTCCTCAAACTGGTATTTGCTGGGAGGGCAGGACAACCTTTGGTAATGTGATTGACACCTGACTTCCAGAGACATCCTCTAGGATTAAGCGCATGGCTCATTCTTACACTCTTCCTAGCTGTGCAGCTCTGGTGTAAATGGCCACCTGTCTGTGCGGACCAGCAATGAGACTGCCAATTCATTGTGCAGAAATCATCAGCTGTCAAATGGTGTAATATTTTACTACTATTCTATAGCAAGATTTATATGAGGAGTCTCCTGAGATCATGTTTCAGCTGCATGTAGAGACTCCAGTTAGGCTTGGCCCACACAAACAAGTGCAATAGAGAGAGAACAGTTTATACCTTAAACTAAGAAAACCGCCTATATCTTTCTTGATGCCCTGAGCCACCCAACTCCCTGCATTTCAATCTGTTATTCTTAGCAACATATTCCTCCTACTGAGAGCTTTCCAGGTAATAGTAAAGTAGCATAACATTAACTGATGTATTTAAGCAAAAGAAGTTAGTCaatttgatgtttcttttttaggcCTGCTGTTCTGAGGAGTTCTGAAGACTTCACTGTGTTCATAAAGAACAACATTCACTTCCCAAAATTTGATTACACCATGTAAGTGCAAACATTCCTCAATGCTTTCTGAAAAGTGAGTAGttgtgctttgaaaaaaaaaattgtataaatTGGCACCTTCTTTACTGAAAAAGGCTATGCATTCAGGCCTGTATCTGCCAGAGTGACAAATATCAGCTTCTATAATTCTTTAGCCCTATTAATCCCCCAGGAACCAAGATAAATAAGGAGAGCCTGGAAACAGAGTCTCCCAGCATAACTCTTTCTCTCACGCACTGGACAACAGAATTGTTCACTCTGATACACTTGTTTATGTTAGGGTAAAATCACTGAAATATAGCACAACACATGTGCGATTCAAATTATAAGGTGAAAGTGTTTAGTTTATACAGGTAAAATTTTGCTGGTGATAATATCCAAAGAGTAGAGAATATATCTTGATTCCCAGATCCCAGTTAGGGATATATAGATCTGGTACCTACAAAATCAAAAGCTCATCTACTTGCAAACCAAGCACGTTTAACAGAGGTTCTAGTAAGTGTGAAGTCCCTTACCTGTATCTGTAGCTGCTCcagcttgtttttaaatataaacaattGTGTATGTTCTTCACACACTAAATATTCCACCAAATTTAAATACTACCTGCACACACAACAAGATAACTTCCCCGCTCTGTCCAATTTTTCGTCTGGGAGATATCCTTCAGGAAGCAAACCAGATTTTTTCTGAGCTGGCAGTAAAGATCTGTgatatcactttttttttcatgctcagtgttaaaacattttcttgatTCTCTTCCTGCATGTTTTGCTGTCTGCCATATAATGGAATGGTTCTAGGTTTAGAAACTGATTGTGTGAGAAGGAAAGTAACCCCAACTTTCAAGAATTACATGTGCTTAACATCTCACAGGATGGGACCCATGTTGACAGAGTTGGTATTATTTTATTAGTATTGTAGCACGTAGAGGCCCTTTTACAAAGCACAGTGCATTTAAATAGGTCTTATACAAGGCTGTCACTCGTGGTCATCTTTTGATTCTACTCAAGCAGATCCTAAATCATGTTGCTGGGGGAATAATCCAAAAGTCAGACTGGCACAAATGGCAGCTTATATTCGGAGTCAAAAAGCACTGATTTTTGCCATTACATTTTCACTCTGTTCTTTAGGGTATTGAGCCAAATGCCCTTAACACAGTATCCAGCCATACCTCTAGAAAGTCAGTATTAACAGATGGGTAGAATAGAAGTAGAGACAAAGTGTCCTGCCCAGAGTCATCAACTGAGCCACATTTATTGATTCTCAGCGTGGCACAGTGCATTCGAGATGAAACATTTGGACTGGGTGCCTACAAAACTTAGGCTTGCACTCAGGCTTTTGGTTTGAGCCTCTATCTAGTTTAAAGCAATGAAAGGACCATCACAATGTATCAGTTACATCCACACACTTGTGCTGCTAAGATGAATAGACAGGACAGGCCTGAATTAATAGTAGCTTCTAGCTAATGTAACTAAGTCACTTCAGTAGAAGACTGCTTGATTGGCAAATGTTGCTTGTGAGTTAATGTGTCTATAGAGATGTGTCCCTGCCAATGGCATCCCTCAAGTCTCTGCTGACTTTAACAGCAGTTTAGCACAGGCAGCAATCACAGCGCTAGTCCCTAAGCTTACTGTGTCTGTTTCTAGGGAGGAGTCATTGCCATTGAGATTAACTAGGGCTGTAACTTGGACAGCTGGTTTTACAGCTGCAGTCCAAAGTATGTTTTCCACCACcttgatgggaaaaaaataaagcctggATTCCACTTCAGGTAAAAAATGTTATATGAAGCAAGTAGCATGTTTTCTGAGTTGAAGCAAAGACATGATGAGGTGTGGGGAATGATGACTTGGAATGATGTTTGACTCTCCTTCTTCATTCTTGTAGTCATGTCCTCAACCTGCAGTTACTGCAGTTGTATAGATGTACCATGATGGTCATCTTCCAAATGAGCATGCTTGTATTGCaggagattttatttctgtgttgaaaGGCCTAGAAATTTCCAGCATGTTTTCTGGGAGCTAATACAGAGAATAGTTTGGGCAGATTCCACCGTATGGCAATTGAGGCTTGAAACTACCTAAACTTGTGAGTTTCCCAAGGcaattaacagaaataaaataaccaaatgtttttcttccatctggGTAACCCCACAGCTGACTGAATCAAGATTTATTCAAAAGCAAATTAGAGCTTTTGGTTCTGTGTGCATATAGCAAATTTATGAGAAGTTTTGACAAAAAATCTTGATGTGACTCCAGTTCTAAATAGTTACACAGAGCATTTATCAAATGCTTATCAGCATGTTTAAAACTAAAGTTGTCCCTCAGATCTAGGTCAAAACTCATGTGTAACAACACTCTCTTTTTGACTCACGGCATGATTATTATTACATTATGGATTTTCATACATTTGTGATGCTAACATGAGTGCCATAACTGTCTAGGAGCTGCCAGCGTATTCCAAAGCTGCATTGTGCTGGAGCTGTGCAAACAAAGAACAAATAGGTGTTCCCTCTACCTGGCAACCACAGACAGGAGGTGGGGAAGATCACAAGGGAAAAGCAAGACAGTGCTGTGAGGCTGAGGACAGCAACCTTTCTgttgaatatatttttgtagGCAAAACAGTTTCCGAGAAGGCTTTTGGAAGAAGACAATGGAGTAGTTTTGAGGATGTTTAGTGTCAGATTAACAGCGACAGTCAAAATGCCAAGAATGGGGTTGCCCAAAATTTGTTATCTTTTAAGCATCAAAATACCAGTCTGTAGCGAGATTATTTTGCTACAGCTCAGCTGAAATCTCTGCTGCAGGGAGTGAGCCTGGTCTGAGAACATAGGCTGCTGGGAGAGCGTGCATGATGCCAGACCACATCCTGGTGGCCTGACTCCGTATCTGTTAATCAAGGGGTTTATTGGCAAAGAAATGTCATCCTCTGATgtctccaaaattaaaaaagaggagTAGAATAGTTCAGTCcagcaatttaaaaagcaaagacagtgaAAGTTGAAGAGCAGTGAATAGACTGAGCAtaatactatttaaaacaagCATGGATGTTTTGGCGAAGAACATGCACAAACCCTGCCACACTGTTGAGCTAGTACATGCCAACTTGTATAAACAGAGCTGCTGATTTCAGTAAAACTACCCAAGTGAGTAAGGGGGGGGCAGAGCTAGAAATGATCCTACAATTAATACATttcaagaaaactttttttgacATCAGTGACATGTCATaagaatgtaaaatattatcaTATCAGAGGTCCATCCAGCCCAGTGTCCTAAAGCTAACAAAGATGAATAGCAGGAGAAAATTTTGGAAAAGAGCGTTAAGAAACAGGGCATGTATAGAATGCTGCTTCCCCAGCAGTCTAGCTGTCCTAGAAGTCAGGAAAGCTACTTTGGGCAGCTTATAACCTCTGTCTGCATGGAGCCCTATTGATTTCACCTCAGTTCCAAAGGGAGTTTTGTGATAGACTTAAATGGAAACAGGCTTTAGccttccaaaagaaaagaactaCTTGAGGTGCAAGGGAGCAAAGCTTCAGCCAGTGATCAAGAAAGCTCTTAACAGGTCAGCTCTGAGCACAAAGCTGTTACAGAGGAGAAGGCTTCTATGCCATCAAGAGCAGCTTTGAAATAACCTCTACCCTGAGGGCTAGAGAAAACCTCTGATCCTGGAAAGAGTTAGGAAAACTTTCAAATAAAACCTAACTGACCTGCAGGCTTCAGAGGCTAAGAGCTGGCCATTAAAACATGTCTTGGCCACAGGCTGTGGAATCcttcagcacaggaaaaagggCATTTCATGTCTGTGCAAgcaaggaaaagcagaacacaTCACAATGTGTTTTTCTGAGTGACTCACTGCCTTCAGAGAATACAAATCAGATTGCGGTGAATGGGAAGCAAATGATCGCATGATCTAGGGAACTCTGATTAAAAGCACTCTGAAAGTCTGTCAAACTTAGCTTGCAGTAGGATGTGCAGGAGAGAGTGGAATCAAGTAAAAGCTTGCTATGGGCTGGTTTGTTAGCATCAAgatggcaaagaaagaaaaggaggaaaatgtatttttctttagatgTCTCTATCATCTGAATGAGTACCTGGAGATGCTAGAAAGCAGAGGGCTGATGGCATTTACACCAGACATATCCTCTTAAACAGTTTACTCTTTCGGTACTTGAACAGGCAACCAACTATAAAACAAATTCTGATTAGCAGTGACAGAGTGATCTGTGGGTATCTGCTGCCCCTGGAACTGACCTTCTGTCCCTTCGACCAAGCAAATTCCATTCTAATTATTTATCTAAATGAAGGAGAACAGGACTTAGAGGTCACTCAAGTAAACCAGTCAAGAACAACAGAGCACTTGAAGTCCTGACAGCATGTCTGAGGCAGAAGACATATGGGTGTTGCTATCAGAGGTTGGATATTAGTACCATTGTGTGTTTTAGTATGTCTTTCAGTTTAATGTAATAATTTTGTCTGTACTGCCAGCTTTTCATTGTCAGATTTAAAAAGATCTCTTTGTTCCATGCTCTGTGACTGCTTATTGATCCATAAGCTGATGTGAGCTGTGCATCAGGAGGGTCATGTTCTTGATAGAATAAGAAACTGGAAGTTAATAAAGGCTCACATGATTCTTGCCACTCTCTACTGATCGAAGAATGAAAAAGGGCTGATACCCGGCATGCTGAAGTGTGCTCAGGAGTTCAGAGCTGGTGTTGGATAACACGATATTAAAGCCTCCAGAGCATGGGCACTCTTGTCATTGCCAGCAACTCACATATCCTTGCTGaggttttctgtctgctttacCTGTGATTGAACTTCTTTCTGCAACTTCAGGTTCCAATTTGAGTTGAGACAGCAGAACACTCATTGGACATTAGTtggatttttaatttgtctaaatctctctatatatattaATTTAGTTTAGACTGCCAGGTCAGATGCTGGGGAAAATACTGTTCATCAAGCTGGTCTCAGCACCTTCATTTCAGAAGGCTGaaagggctggagggagggagaagaaacaaCGCCTCTTTTTGCGTTCTGCAAACTCACGGCATTATAGCTCCCAGGGAAGCTGCACAGATCTTCATTTACTCTTTTGCAGATATGCAAGGTACTACAAGCCACTAcatgggaagcagcagagaacCCTTTCCAAAGTCTATGGAATACGGTTTGATGTCCTTGTCTTCGGCACAGTAAATgcaattctttttccttgtggagggagaagaaagcttGCTATTTTCTTAGCCCCACTTCTGCCATAtacccctctcctctctcctgtcCATCATTCTGGGATGGAAGTCATGTCGGATGAGTAGATCTAAACTGAACTGAGCAGCATAGGAGAGCAAAGCTGAGGATGAAATGGCAGGGCTGGAAAAGAAGCAGGATTGTTGGTTTAAGACTGAGACAATAACAGGTGTGTATCATCATGACATGATGTTATCATCATGAACCCCGATTGTCACCACTGTTTCCCTCTCAAGTTGCTTATTCTCCCCTGCAAAGTGTCTGAGATGGTCTGTGAAATTTTGGGATTGATTGAATTGTAAAGAGACAAAGATACATTGTGAAGagacaaaaagacaaaagcCATCAAGTTGAATGAATGGTAACAGATCTTGCCTCCCAGTtattcctttctgctttctttaagGGTGGAAAATTTAACGTCATTGAACTCATTAAAAATGTAGGGTCCATGATGTCCTTTTTTGGTTGGGTGAGAGACttactttttttgttaataaaacCAGTTCTGGAGATACAGTTGCAATAAGAAAGTGGAATCACTACTTGCTTTTTTTACCGTGTGCAGGCTGTGAGTGCCATTGAAGTTGTTATTTGTCTATGTAATTGCTCCGGCTGCAGCAAATCATTCTACAAAATTTACAAGAGGAGAAAGTATGAGACTATTCTGAATCCAACACAGgtaaaaaatgtaaattgatGCTCTATGGATACAAAAATGCAGCTGATCCAGGAAGCTTTCATGGCGCTGTGCACAGCATGCACTGCGTGAGTGCAGTGGGCTCTACACACAACTTTGGCACGGCAGACTCACACTGTCTCTATCAGGGAAACGTGAAGGGAATAGTGATCCTTCAAAACAGCAGAAGGGTGTCATGAAAGGGTTGTCCGTGAAGAGGGCATTGCTCAAAGCCTCTTCCCTGCCAACTTCAGttgcctcttcctctttttcaagACATTAATGGTTATTTCTCTGGGCTGCCTCTACTAATCCCCCAGGATTTTAGACATGTATTCTTAAAGAGTGAAGAGGAGACTACCTAAAGGCCCTGCACAACCACACTCCTACAGGTAGTTCCATACCATCTCTTCCTGTTCCCTCTGTCCCCGTAGCTCCCCATGTCCTTGCTGTCCCAGATACTGGAAATATGGGCCCTTGCAACACGCTGTTGCAGGGGATTGTTCCCGGAGTACAGACTGCAGAACCCATGCCCTGAGGTCAGGTCTATGCTGTGTTTGTCCCCAGTTCTCCAAGTCACTACTCCAGCTGACAATGctcatttcttctgctgcaCAGGTGATGTATGTGTCCTATGTTGATGAGCCACATGTTACCTGGATAAAGAAACCTCTGAAAACAAGCTTGCAGCATGCTGAAGGCAGCATTGTTGAGGTAAAGACAGACGCTTAACCTTTGGGATCCTCCCTTCAGAAGGGAGAATTAAGGAATGTCATTCCAAACTGATTTGGGATTCCGCCACCCTCCCATATTTCCAGATTAGATTCTGAGGGGTAAAACTAGATTCCTATTGTCCACTTCAAGTTTATAGGTCCTGTGACCAGAGGATGTATTTTCTAGAGTCAGCTAAaaagtgctgctttcctgtgGTGAGTATGTGCCAGCGGGAGTGCGTTGGTGTTGAAACAACTTGCAAGGTGTTGATTCGATTTCACTAGGGTGGGCGTTGGCAACACAGAAAGACAATCCTCCTCCAGATCTGCTGATCTATCATCATTATCCCTATTGTGCTGTGTCAAATGAAAAACCCAATGGTGAGGATCACTGTTGTAAATTCTCTCTGCAGTTGGATGAAGcagcaaatgctgttttctttaatttatgtTGGGAATTGTTGTTGCAAAGCCACCCTGTAAAATTCTGTGATGCTGGCAGCTGCCGCAGCAGCGAGTCCAACGAGAAACATGATAATGAAGAATCCAAGCTGATGCGCACCAGGGAGTCCAATGAGAACCCTGATGATGAAGAATCCAAGCCGATGCTCACCAGTGAGTCCAACGAGAACCACAATATTGAAGAATACAAGCTGGGGCAACCTCTCAGACAAGGGGCCTCTTCTCCAGTCTGCCAAAAGTGGTGCTTCTGTGGCAAATGCCAGCCAACCCAGAAGCCCCacgagcagctctgctgccgaAGGAAAAAAGGGCCGTGCATCACCACCTCCCATTGGTTTCAGCAGCTGGTGCTGTCCAGTCACACCCTGAAGAAAGCCCTTCTCTACAAAGACCCTTTTCTGGACTTGACGGATGGCAATATCAACAACCAGCTGCGTCACCTTGCTTATAAGCAATACATTCACTGGCGCTTTGGCTCTTTTGATCTGGAAGACAAAGCCATCATCCCAAGCTGCTGCAGGTGGAAAATTAGAGATACTTATCCCAAAGCAGTCAACAGCTATACTGGTTTTAGGATGGAATGGGGATGTAGCACAACTTGAGCTCACACTGTGACTCACCTTGGACATttaacctttattttctttcacagaccttttgaaaaaaaagataagaaagtGTGTGACTTCCCAAAATCTTCTGTAGTACAGCTGAATTCTTGTGTACTGTCTTTGGAGAGGCACAATTGCCTACTGTTTAGCATAGAGGAACAAATACCTTGAGCTAAAgtgcttgcttctgcctttgcttCATCCTGTGAGTCACCCCACGTGGTTTGGAAATGTAGGCTCTGGGGTGAATTCTTAGGGCTACTTTTTAGTGGGAGGTTCCAGACCTCCTGCCTTTGCACTGGCGGATACCAGAATCCCAGCTGAGTCAGGAGATGACGAGCACCCTGAAAATAAGTTGGAGCCAAAAGTGATCTCAAAGCATGACCCCTGAAGGAAGGAAGTCCAAAAGAGGTATCACTTGAAAAGGTGGTCCTGAGCATTTTTCTCCCCCAGCCTCACCATCTTTCTGCAGCCCTGGATCAAGAGGTTCTAGAAAGGGGCCTCTGAGCATGTAGTTTCATAACTCACCGTTGAAGGCCTCACAGTCCGTCCGGATTAAACAGGCTCATTTTAGATGATTTCAGTGACAcagacaaaacattttctgaaaagccCAGCTGTTCTCTTTGTATTACTCCTTACAGCTTGGCATCAGGAATTACAATGAAAAGTACTTTTACCGTCTTTGTGTAATATTTTCGGGCATTTCATTCATACTCGTTGAAATTGTAATGGGCTTTGGCCTCCTGTTTGCTCTTAGCTTCAGACAGGCCTTGCCTCCTACACCCCCTCCTACTGAACTTGGCATAGTGCGAGTTGCGTTGTGCTATGATGCATAAGGCCCAAGTACAGCCGAGGAGCAGCACATTCAGGGTAGATTAATCTGTGCTCCAACACCTTTtaagttctttctttttgttatacTTGGACATGTTCTATTTTCATAGAAACAAGGTGAGAAGGATTGTAAGATATATATTCTGCACTCCTTTCAACTaagctttgttctttctgagCTAACCCAGCAGtttgccatttccatttcctACCTATATTTTAAGATGTATTGCTGGCAGATGATGCCAGCTGTATTTTCATCTTCAGTTGTAATATGCATTAATTGTATTAGCATTCATATTGCAGCATCTTACGTATCTAGAGTGGGAAAATATTACAGTTGGCATTAATGCATTCCTGTTGAACTGAGTCTCCTTTTGGAAAGAATTACACTGAATATTCCCTGAAGACTTTGATTTTAACATCCTTTCACATTTGTATATATGTTCTTCCTTATcctctcccccctttttttggtcctttcagttttgactgtttttgtaataaaaagagTTTTTTACTCATCTGTAGCTGACTCCAAGTCCCTTTCTTTAATAGTTCCGTACCGTCTGAAATTCCCACTGCCAGTTTGTCAGTTTGCTTCATCTCTTCCTAAGGATTTATGTGCTATTATGAGGGTTATGGTGAAGTTTCTAAAACAAGCACCGTGTTGGACAGCTAGCTCAGCATTGGGTGGAAGGTGCATGAATTAGGTGGTGcagatttctgcttttatagCAAAGATTAATTCTGCAAGAGGATAAATAAAGGATTTGCTCATTGTGGATGGGAGGGTGACAGTGTTAGATATGCTTCTGCTATCTTTTGCAGGCAGGTGCTCTGTCCTTGCCCTCAGCTGGCTGCAAGTTATGTCTTGGTGTTAGGATGGCCCTTGCCTGAGGTCGTCTGTCCAGCTGCTTTGTGAAACTGGGTAGCCCAGTCTCAGCGTAGGCCTGACAGCGGCAGACTTCCAGGTGACAGCTGACTCCTGTCTGGCCAGTATGGAGGTGCAAAACTCCCCATAAACTTGCTAATGACGGGAAAAATCTCCCATATGTAGCAACTAGGGTGGGAGCATCCTCCTCAGGATGACCCACCGCCTGCGCTTCCCCGCCCCGTACCCAcgcacagcacagctgcagcagcgggAGGCCTCAGGGCAGAGCCTTGCCCTGGCTGCCGAGCGCCAAAAGCAGCCCCAAAGCGGCCGGGAGCCCCTTTACCCTCCCGAGGGCAGCCGGGGGAGAGGCTGCGGCGCCTCCGGGCAgccgctgcctcctcctcctcgtccgcGGGCAGGCAGCCCGAGGCtggcgggcgggggcccggcaGTCAAGGGCCCGAGGCGGTGCaagccccggggctgcgggagcgCTCTCCGGGCTGCTCGGGGCGCTGTGGCTCCGCGGGGCTGCGGCAGCCGCTGCCCGGCGTGTGGGGGGCTCCCGCCCGCCCTTCCGGGCAGCCGCCATGGTGTCGTGCGGGGCTTTCCACAGCTTCTTCTTCGAGTACGACACCCCCCGCATCGTGCTGATCCGCAGCCGCAAAGTGGGGCTCATCAACCGCGGGGTGCAGCTCGCCATCCTCGCCTACGTGATCGGGTGAGCGcgcgggtggggggggggcggtcgCCGGCGCTGCCctgagccccctccccgccgggctgCGCTCGGGGGAAGCCCACGGCCCCGCCGCGGCTGtaggcggggcgggggggggctcggggcggCTGCCGTGAGGGAGGAAGGGCAGCTCCTCGCCGGGAGCccccgggggcgcggggcggaggggcgggagCCGGCCGCCTGCCTCAGGGCGAGGCGGGGAGGCAGCTCCCGGCTGCCGGCACCCCCTTTTCTGCCagggaggggcgggcggggctggGGTGGCGGGAAgcggccgccgcggggctgaggggaggccgGAGGTCGCCCCCCCTCAGGAGCAGAGGCTGTCCCGGAGGGTGACCGTCGTTCACCCGGCGGGGGTGTGCGTAAAAGCAATAATTAGAGCCTGCCAGACcactctgaaaaagaaaatcagatggGAAATGGCTAGTCCTGTGACCCTTTCGTAGGGAAACACTATGAAATTATCTGGACTGGCCCTTTCAGGTGACacatgaaaaaaggagaaattcccactgcctgtgctggtttATGGTGTTTATCtggtttttgctgttgttttttttcttgcaatcCTTCTCTTGCAGCTGGGTCTTTTTGTGGGAGAAGGGCTATCAGGAAAC
This window contains:
- the P2RX7 gene encoding LOW QUALITY PROTEIN: P2X purinoceptor 7 (The sequence of the model RefSeq protein was modified relative to this genomic sequence to represent the inferred CDS: substituted 2 bases at 2 genomic stop codons), whose translation is MAGWLECLTRYESPKYIRVQSVAYGSMKSFCDIIVALLICYLAGYIVISNKFYQKKDEVNSSVRTSVKGVAYANDRIWDTAEYAMSMQAVNSLFIMTNIIKTENQLEWRCPEXPFAKAICSSDKSCEKGSVDIHSHGIQPGRCVNYNATVKTCEIRAWCPVESKEDPPEPAVLRSSEDFTVFIKNNIHFPKFDYTTLNIPPNLNTTCTHNKITSPLCPIFRLGDILQEANQIFSELAGGVIAIEINXGCNLDSWFYSCSPKYVFHHLDGKKIKPGFHFRYARYYKPLHGKQQRTLSKVYGIRFDVLVFGTGGKFNVIELIKNVGSMMSFFGWAVSAIEVVICLCNCSGCSKSFYKIYKRRKYETILNPTQVMYVSYVDEPHVTWIKKPLKTSLQHAEGSIVELDEAANAVFFNLCWELLLQSHPVKFCDAGSCRSSESNEKHDNEESKLKPLRQGASSPVCQKWCFCGKCQPTQKPHEQLCCRRKKGPCITTSHWFQQLVLSSHTLKKALLYKDPFLDLTDGNINNQLRHLAYKQYIHWRFGSFDLEDKAIIPSCCRWKIRDTYPKAVNSYTGFRMEWGCSTT